One stretch of Variovorax sp. TBS-050B DNA includes these proteins:
- a CDS encoding 5-methyltetrahydropteroyltriglutamate--homocysteine S-methyltransferase translates to MSQHAALPARYDHVGSFLRPRYLLEAREKNAKGEITPEQLRQVEDQAITEIVKFQEDIGLKSITDGEFRRTYFHIDFLEQLGGVKTDIPVTIRKPDGTEELAPPVMRVIDKVRHAKNIQLADFEYLKSQVSAGRTPKVTIPSPTMLHFRGGRAGISKEAYPELDPAFYDDVAKAYGDELRSLAAAGCTYVQMDDTNLAYLCDEHMREAARKRGDDPNELPHRYAGFINKVVAQKPPGMLLAMHLCRGNFKSTHAAAGNYEPVAEALLQEMDLDAYFMEYDDARSGDFKPLRYLPKGKTVVLGLVTTKFGEMEDKDALKRRIDEAAKYAPIEQLALSPQCGFSSTVHGNNIAVEAQRAKLRLVVETAQEVWGST, encoded by the coding sequence ATGTCCCAACACGCCGCCCTGCCCGCCCGCTACGACCATGTCGGCAGTTTCCTGCGCCCGCGCTACCTGCTCGAAGCGCGCGAGAAGAACGCCAAGGGCGAGATCACGCCCGAGCAGCTGCGCCAGGTCGAGGACCAGGCGATCACCGAGATCGTGAAGTTCCAGGAGGACATCGGCCTCAAGAGCATCACCGACGGCGAGTTCCGCCGCACCTACTTCCACATCGACTTCCTCGAGCAGCTCGGCGGCGTGAAGACCGACATCCCGGTCACCATTCGCAAGCCCGACGGCACCGAGGAGCTCGCGCCGCCCGTGATGCGCGTCATCGACAAGGTGCGCCACGCCAAGAACATCCAGCTCGCCGACTTCGAGTACCTCAAGAGCCAGGTTTCGGCCGGCCGCACGCCGAAGGTGACCATTCCTTCGCCGACCATGCTGCACTTCCGCGGCGGCCGCGCCGGCATCAGCAAGGAGGCCTACCCCGAGCTCGATCCCGCGTTCTACGACGACGTGGCCAAGGCCTATGGCGACGAGCTGCGCTCGCTGGCCGCGGCCGGCTGCACCTACGTGCAGATGGACGACACCAACCTCGCCTACCTCTGCGACGAGCACATGCGCGAGGCGGCGCGCAAGCGCGGCGACGATCCCAACGAGTTGCCGCACCGCTATGCCGGCTTCATCAACAAGGTGGTGGCGCAGAAGCCGCCGGGCATGCTGCTGGCCATGCACCTGTGCCGCGGCAACTTCAAGAGCACGCATGCCGCGGCCGGCAACTACGAGCCGGTGGCCGAGGCGCTGCTCCAGGAGATGGACCTCGACGCCTACTTCATGGAATACGACGACGCGCGCTCGGGCGACTTCAAGCCGCTGCGCTACCTGCCCAAGGGCAAGACCGTGGTGCTCGGCCTGGTGACCACCAAGTTCGGCGAGATGGAGGACAAGGACGCGCTCAAGCGCCGCATCGACGAGGCCGCCAAGTACGCGCCGATCGAGCAGCTCGCGCTGTCGCCGCAGTGCGGCTTCTCGAGCACGGTGCACGGCAACAACATCGCGGTGGAAGCGCAGCGCGCCAAGCTGCGTCTGGTCGTCGAAACCGCGCAAGAAGTCTGGGGCTCGACCTGA
- a CDS encoding glutathione S-transferase family protein has protein sequence MTTTIYSGPLSMFGAKVQIAALEKGIDFELVMVPFTKDDAYEPKHPEVLRVNPVKQQVPVLVDDEVALFDSTQIFEYLEDRHPEPALWPRGIAERARARQLEQKSDEVFFPNVIKLFGLQHDMQSAPAVAAVAACTRYYDEMEALLADRDHLAGPYSFADIAFYMACIFADRKGARMAQDTPRLLAWRSRVGNRPAVHAVVDPMMKFLASEGREVASFLQR, from the coding sequence ATGACAACCACGATCTATTCCGGCCCCCTCAGCATGTTCGGCGCGAAGGTGCAGATCGCCGCGCTCGAAAAGGGCATTGACTTCGAGCTCGTGATGGTGCCGTTCACCAAGGACGACGCCTACGAGCCCAAGCACCCCGAGGTGCTGCGCGTGAACCCGGTCAAGCAGCAGGTGCCGGTGCTGGTCGACGACGAGGTGGCGCTGTTCGACTCCACGCAGATCTTCGAATACCTCGAAGACCGCCATCCCGAACCGGCACTCTGGCCCCGCGGCATCGCCGAGCGGGCCCGCGCGCGGCAGCTCGAGCAGAAGTCGGACGAGGTCTTCTTTCCCAACGTCATCAAGCTCTTCGGCCTGCAGCACGACATGCAGAGCGCCCCGGCGGTCGCGGCGGTCGCCGCCTGCACGCGCTACTACGACGAGATGGAGGCCCTGCTCGCCGACCGCGACCACCTGGCCGGGCCCTACTCCTTCGCCGACATCGCGTTCTACATGGCCTGCATCTTCGCGGACCGCAAGGGCGCGCGCATGGCGCAGGACACGCCGCGGCTGCTGGCCTGGCGCAGCCGCGTGGGCAACCGTCCGGCCGTGCATGCGGTGGTCGATCCGATGATGAAGTTCCTGGCATCGGAAGGCCGCGAGGTGGCCTCGTTCCTGCAGCGCTGA
- a CDS encoding phospholipase D-like domain-containing protein, translating into MPNTSFDWLPSPSQHFLVVTFALLVYVLTTRARREQRAPTTAIAWVMGLVLMPYVILPMYLLFGQRKLRPAGSPRPPRSLPPKHWAADLIESFGLAPPGRCAIRLHADGEAAREALWQVIDGARERIDVCTFIIGDDAMGRAVIERLAARAREGIKVRVLLDGFGALTLPRRHFDRLRDAGGEVAVFRPFFSLRRIGPRNLRNHRKFTIADDGWLWSGGRNLAGEYFTGSERCPEAWRDLSFDLRGSVAAAAARQFDHDWSSVRGRKARAITAPDVDEREGGALAQFLPSGPDQTEDTAHALLIDACFRAEHRVLAVTPYFVPGDGLRDALRLAARRGVQVTIAMPARSNHRLADFVRARAMRDLARAGVSFRMLPFMVHAKAVVVDEELALCGSINLDLRSLLINHEAAVVFYGAREIDWLAEWIETTASAGEAYRARRPGLLRDLAEGLLLTVAFQL; encoded by the coding sequence ATGCCGAACACGAGTTTCGACTGGCTCCCCTCCCCGTCCCAGCACTTTCTCGTCGTCACCTTCGCGCTCCTGGTCTACGTGCTGACCACGCGCGCGCGCCGCGAGCAGCGCGCGCCCACCACCGCCATCGCCTGGGTCATGGGGCTGGTGCTCATGCCCTACGTCATCCTGCCGATGTACCTGCTGTTCGGGCAGCGCAAGCTGCGCCCGGCGGGCTCGCCGCGGCCGCCGCGCTCGCTGCCGCCCAAGCACTGGGCGGCCGACCTGATCGAGAGCTTCGGCCTCGCGCCGCCGGGGCGCTGCGCGATCCGCCTGCATGCCGACGGCGAGGCCGCGCGCGAGGCGCTGTGGCAGGTGATCGACGGCGCGCGCGAGCGCATCGACGTGTGCACCTTCATCATCGGCGACGACGCCATGGGCCGCGCGGTGATCGAGCGGCTCGCCGCGCGCGCGCGCGAAGGCATCAAGGTGCGCGTGCTGCTCGACGGCTTCGGCGCGCTGACGCTGCCGCGCCGCCACTTCGACCGGCTGCGCGACGCCGGCGGCGAGGTCGCGGTGTTCCGGCCCTTCTTCAGCCTGCGTCGCATCGGGCCGCGCAACCTGCGCAACCACCGCAAGTTCACCATTGCCGACGACGGCTGGCTGTGGTCGGGCGGACGCAACCTCGCGGGCGAGTACTTCACCGGCAGCGAGCGCTGCCCCGAAGCCTGGCGCGACCTCTCGTTCGACCTGCGCGGCAGCGTGGCCGCCGCGGCGGCGCGGCAGTTCGACCACGACTGGAGTTCGGTGCGCGGGCGCAAGGCGCGCGCCATCACTGCGCCCGACGTGGACGAGCGCGAGGGCGGCGCGCTCGCGCAGTTCCTGCCGAGCGGTCCCGACCAGACGGAGGACACGGCCCATGCGCTGCTGATCGACGCCTGCTTCCGCGCCGAGCACCGGGTGCTCGCGGTCACGCCCTACTTCGTGCCCGGCGACGGGCTGCGCGATGCGCTCCGGCTCGCGGCGCGCCGCGGCGTGCAGGTGACCATCGCGATGCCCGCGCGCTCGAACCACCGGCTGGCCGACTTCGTGCGCGCCCGCGCCATGCGCGACCTCGCGCGCGCCGGCGTGAGCTTTCGCATGCTGCCGTTCATGGTGCATGCCAAGGCCGTGGTGGTCGACGAGGAGTTGGCGCTCTGCGGCTCGATCAACCTCGACCTGCGCAGCCTGCTGATCAACCACGAGGCGGCGGTGGTGTTCTACGGCGCGCGCGAGATCGACTGGCTGGCCGAGTGGATCGAGACCACCGCCTCGGCCGGCGAGGCCTACCGTGCGCGCCGGCCGGGCCTCCTGCGCGACCTGGCCGAGGGGCTGCTGCTCACCGTCGCTTTCCAGCTGTAG
- a CDS encoding CerR family C-terminal domain-containing protein, whose protein sequence is MATRSSRTPSSSSSSAAARAPDAARSQRTDGSTTRLHILETAGRLFAERGFAESTSKEICTRAGTNMAAVNYHFGSRDGLYEAVLVEAHRQLVSLDELASLAGAQADPREKLRALLAHLIAAGSRPEAPWGFRVVLREALSPSPALPVMIRQAVQPKARLIRGLIGDIVGLPEDHPSVQRALLFTVLPCIVLMVAPKDLGNKVLPALKDADGLADDLMRYVFAGLDALAKQAAGPAPATAGKRR, encoded by the coding sequence ATGGCGACCCGCTCTTCCCGTACCCCTTCTTCTTCTTCTTCCTCCGCCGCGGCCCGCGCGCCCGATGCGGCGCGCAGCCAGCGCACCGACGGCAGCACCACGCGGCTGCACATCCTCGAGACGGCGGGCCGGCTGTTCGCGGAGCGCGGCTTCGCCGAGAGCACCAGCAAGGAGATCTGCACGCGCGCGGGCACCAACATGGCGGCGGTCAACTACCACTTCGGCAGCCGCGACGGGCTCTACGAGGCGGTGCTGGTCGAGGCGCACCGCCAGCTCGTGAGCCTGGACGAACTCGCGAGCCTCGCCGGCGCCCAGGCCGATCCGCGCGAGAAGCTGCGCGCGCTGCTGGCGCACCTGATCGCCGCCGGCAGCCGGCCCGAGGCGCCCTGGGGATTCCGCGTGGTGCTGCGCGAGGCGCTGTCGCCGTCGCCGGCGCTGCCGGTGATGATCCGGCAGGCGGTGCAGCCCAAGGCGCGGCTGATCCGCGGCCTGATCGGCGACATCGTGGGCCTGCCCGAAGACCATCCCTCGGTGCAGCGCGCGCTGCTGTTCACGGTGCTGCCCTGCATCGTGCTGATGGTCGCGCCCAAGGACCTGGGCAACAAGGTGCTGCCGGCGCTGAAGGATGCGGACGGCCTGGCCGACGATCTGATGCGCTACGTCTTCGCCGGCCTCGATGCGCTGGCGAAGCAGGCTGCCGGGCCGGCCCCTGCTACAGCTGGAAAGCGACGGTGA
- a CDS encoding HlyD family efflux transporter periplasmic adaptor subunit: MNRKPLIAAALVALAAAAAAGWWHFGRPAAPSDRIVLYGNVDLRQVSLAFNGTERVAELAAREGDRVRAGQVLGRLDTRALALRVAQSQARIGVQEQALLRLKTGSRPEEVAQASAQVAAAQADADLAQQQLARLQAIGQTTAGRAVSQQDLDSAQARRKVALAQLDNARKAQQLVVAGPRREDIAQAQAQLESARADLALMNHQLQEAELRSPIDAVVRARLLEPGDMASPQRPAFTLAITDPKWVRAYVAEPDLGRVRPGQAARVTTDSHPGQPIAGRVGYISSVAEFTPKTVQTEELRSSLVYEIRVMVDDRDDRLRLGMPATVTLQLATGGT, encoded by the coding sequence ATGAACAGGAAACCCCTCATCGCCGCTGCCCTCGTGGCACTGGCCGCAGCCGCTGCTGCCGGCTGGTGGCACTTCGGCCGCCCGGCCGCCCCCTCGGACCGGATCGTGCTGTACGGCAACGTCGACCTGCGCCAGGTCTCGCTCGCCTTCAACGGCACCGAGCGCGTGGCCGAACTCGCGGCGCGCGAAGGCGACCGCGTGCGCGCGGGCCAGGTGCTCGGCCGGCTCGACACCCGCGCGCTGGCGCTGCGCGTGGCGCAGTCGCAGGCGCGCATCGGCGTGCAGGAGCAGGCGCTGCTGCGGCTGAAGACCGGCAGCCGCCCCGAAGAGGTGGCGCAGGCATCGGCGCAGGTCGCCGCGGCGCAGGCCGATGCCGATCTCGCGCAGCAGCAGCTCGCGCGGCTGCAGGCCATCGGCCAGACCACGGCCGGCCGTGCCGTGAGCCAGCAGGACCTCGACAGCGCGCAGGCGCGGCGCAAGGTGGCGCTGGCGCAGCTCGACAACGCGCGCAAGGCACAGCAGCTCGTGGTGGCCGGTCCGCGCAGGGAAGACATCGCGCAGGCGCAGGCGCAGCTCGAATCGGCGCGTGCCGACCTCGCGCTCATGAACCACCAGCTGCAGGAGGCCGAGCTCCGGTCGCCCATCGATGCCGTGGTGCGCGCACGCCTGCTCGAGCCGGGCGACATGGCCTCGCCGCAGCGCCCGGCCTTCACGCTCGCGATCACCGATCCCAAGTGGGTACGCGCCTATGTGGCCGAGCCCGACCTCGGCCGCGTGCGCCCCGGCCAGGCCGCGCGCGTGACCACCGACAGCCATCCGGGCCAGCCGATCGCCGGCCGGGTGGGCTACATCTCGTCGGTGGCGGAGTTCACGCCCAAGACGGTGCAGACCGAAGAGCTCCGCAGCAGCCTGGTCTACGAGATCCGCGTGATGGTCGACGACCGCGACGACCGGCTGCGGCTCGGCATGCCCGCGACGGTGACGCTGCAACTCGCCACGGGCGGCACCTGA
- a CDS encoding ATP-binding cassette domain-containing protein, which produces MAPAVIARSLHKRFEIKGSEQAVHALAGVSLEVPAGTLTALVGPDGAGKTTLLRLMAGLLRADEGTLRVLGIDVAADPQAVQDRISYMPQRFGLYEDLSVQENLDLYADLHGVPRQARRERQARLMEMTDLGRFTDRPAGKLSGGMKQKLGLACTLVRSPDLLLLDEPTVGVDPLSRRELWQIVQQLVDEEKLSVIVSTAYLDEAERCSQVFVLREGRLIAGGTPDEIRDHAEGLCFAAAPPPGEAPRLLQARLLDARETVIDAVPQGGEVHVICRRGADHALADLLGGARAEPVPPRLEDGFMVLLRTQQADDATPIEAAPPPPVAAGASPAETVIEVKDLVRRFGDFTAVASTSFSVRRGEIFGLLGPNGAGKTTTFRMLCGLLPASGGQLRVAGVDLRHARAEARRRIGYVSQKFALYGNLTVHENLSFFGGAYGLRGPRLRERMATVLRQFDLERERDAPSGQLPGGYKQRLAMATGLLHEPEILFLDEPTSGADPLARRAFWRRITALAEGGTTIVITTHFMEEAEYCDRIVIQDAGKVLAIGTPREVRAQALEGDATSRRIGMEQAFIDIVENARRANDDRRAAA; this is translated from the coding sequence ATGGCGCCCGCGGTCATCGCCCGCTCGCTGCACAAGCGCTTCGAGATCAAGGGCTCGGAGCAGGCGGTGCATGCGCTCGCCGGCGTCTCGCTCGAGGTGCCGGCCGGCACCCTCACCGCGCTGGTCGGGCCCGATGGCGCCGGCAAGACCACGCTGCTGCGGCTGATGGCGGGCCTGCTGCGCGCCGACGAAGGCACGCTGCGCGTGCTCGGCATCGACGTGGCGGCCGATCCGCAGGCGGTGCAGGACCGCATCAGCTACATGCCGCAGCGCTTCGGCCTCTACGAGGACCTGAGCGTGCAGGAGAACCTCGACCTCTACGCCGACCTGCACGGCGTGCCGCGCCAGGCGCGCCGCGAGCGGCAGGCGCGGCTGATGGAGATGACCGACCTCGGCCGCTTCACCGACCGCCCCGCGGGCAAGCTCTCGGGCGGCATGAAGCAGAAGCTGGGCCTGGCCTGCACGCTGGTGCGCTCGCCCGACCTGCTGCTGCTCGACGAGCCCACGGTGGGCGTGGACCCGCTCTCGCGCCGCGAGCTGTGGCAGATCGTGCAGCAGCTGGTCGACGAGGAGAAGCTCTCGGTCATCGTCAGCACCGCCTACCTCGACGAGGCCGAGCGCTGCAGCCAGGTGTTCGTGCTGCGCGAAGGCCGGCTGATCGCCGGCGGCACCCCGGACGAGATCCGCGACCATGCCGAGGGCCTGTGCTTCGCCGCGGCACCGCCGCCGGGCGAGGCGCCGCGCCTGCTGCAGGCGCGGCTGCTCGATGCGCGCGAGACCGTCATCGATGCGGTGCCGCAGGGCGGCGAGGTGCATGTCATCTGCCGCCGCGGCGCGGACCACGCGCTCGCGGACCTGCTCGGCGGCGCGCGCGCCGAGCCGGTGCCGCCCCGGCTCGAGGACGGCTTCATGGTGCTGCTGCGCACGCAGCAGGCGGACGACGCCACGCCGATCGAGGCCGCGCCGCCGCCGCCGGTTGCCGCCGGCGCGTCGCCCGCCGAAACGGTCATCGAGGTGAAGGACCTGGTGCGCCGCTTCGGCGACTTCACCGCCGTCGCCAGCACCAGCTTCTCGGTGCGGCGCGGCGAGATCTTCGGCCTGCTCGGCCCCAACGGCGCGGGCAAGACCACCACCTTCCGCATGCTGTGCGGCCTGCTGCCCGCGAGCGGCGGCCAACTGCGCGTGGCCGGCGTCGACCTGCGCCATGCGCGTGCCGAGGCGCGCCGGCGCATCGGCTACGTCTCGCAGAAGTTCGCGCTCTACGGCAACCTCACGGTGCACGAGAACCTCTCGTTCTTCGGCGGCGCCTACGGGCTGCGCGGGCCGCGGCTGCGCGAGCGCATGGCGACGGTGCTGCGCCAGTTCGACCTCGAACGCGAACGCGATGCACCGAGCGGCCAGCTGCCGGGCGGCTACAAGCAGCGCCTCGCCATGGCCACCGGGCTGCTGCACGAACCGGAGATCCTGTTCCTCGACGAGCCCACGAGCGGCGCCGATCCGCTCGCGCGGCGCGCGTTCTGGCGCCGCATCACGGCGCTGGCCGAAGGCGGCACCACCATCGTCATCACCACCCACTTCATGGAAGAAGCCGAATACTGCGACCGCATCGTGATCCAGGACGCCGGCAAGGTGCTCGCGATCGGCACGCCGCGCGAGGTCCGTGCGCAGGCGCTCGAGGGCGATGCCACATCGCGGCGCATCGGCATGGAGCAGGCCTTCATCGACATCGTCGAGAACGCGCGGCGCGCGAACGACGACAGGAGGGCCGCGGCATGA
- a CDS encoding ABC transporter permease, with amino-acid sequence MSGFATRLVSLTRKEFRQLLRDRSNLAIGILLPMVLILIFGYGMSLDVRNAPVAVVLEDPSPAAHEAIAGLQLSPTIAPVLLGSMHEAEVLMRRREVDGIVRVPPDFSRALAAGDARVQLVVHGADAGRATIIQSYVSAALAQASLRQADRAGGATDGLAPAAGRVTVEQRMWFNTANTSTWYLVPGLIVLIMTLVGAFLTALVMAREWERGTLEALFVTPVRPVEILLAKIIPYFAVGMLGLLLCLLAARFLFAVPMHGSLAAVVLSSMLYLIVAVSLGLVISSVTRNQFLASQVALIATFMPSMMLSGFLFDLRNVPAAVRLIGHLLPATYFMELIKTLFLAGDVWPLIWRNCAVLAAYAVGLLLLARAVTRKRLD; translated from the coding sequence ATGAGCGGCTTCGCGACCCGCCTGGTCTCGCTCACGCGCAAGGAGTTCCGCCAGCTGCTGCGCGACCGCAGCAACCTCGCGATCGGCATCCTGCTGCCGATGGTGCTGATCCTGATCTTCGGCTACGGCATGTCGCTCGACGTCAGGAACGCGCCCGTGGCCGTGGTGCTCGAGGACCCCTCGCCCGCCGCGCACGAGGCCATCGCCGGCCTGCAGCTCTCGCCCACGATCGCGCCCGTGCTGCTGGGCTCCATGCACGAAGCCGAGGTGCTGATGCGCCGGCGCGAGGTCGACGGCATCGTGCGCGTGCCGCCGGACTTCTCGCGCGCGCTCGCGGCCGGCGACGCGCGCGTGCAGCTCGTCGTGCACGGCGCCGACGCGGGTCGCGCCACCATCATCCAGTCCTACGTGAGCGCCGCGCTCGCCCAGGCGTCGCTGCGGCAGGCCGACCGGGCCGGGGGCGCCACCGACGGCCTCGCCCCGGCCGCGGGCCGCGTCACGGTGGAGCAGCGCATGTGGTTCAACACCGCGAACACCAGCACCTGGTACCTGGTGCCGGGGCTCATCGTGCTGATCATGACGCTGGTCGGCGCCTTTCTCACCGCGCTGGTCATGGCGCGCGAATGGGAACGCGGCACGCTCGAGGCGCTGTTCGTCACGCCCGTGCGGCCGGTGGAGATCCTGCTCGCGAAGATCATTCCGTACTTCGCGGTCGGCATGCTCGGCCTGCTGCTGTGCCTGCTGGCCGCACGCTTCCTGTTCGCGGTGCCGATGCACGGCTCGCTGGCCGCGGTGGTGCTCAGTTCCATGCTCTACCTGATCGTGGCGGTGAGCCTCGGGCTCGTGATCTCTTCCGTCACGCGCAACCAGTTCCTCGCGAGCCAGGTGGCGCTGATCGCGACCTTCATGCCCTCGATGATGCTCTCGGGCTTCCTGTTCGACCTGCGCAACGTGCCCGCCGCCGTGCGCCTGATCGGCCACCTGCTGCCGGCCACCTACTTCATGGAGCTGATCAAGACGCTGTTCCTCGCGGGCGACGTCTGGCCGCTCATCTGGCGCAACTGCGCCGTGCTCGCGGCCTATGCCGTGGGCCTGCTGCTGCTCGCGCGCGCGGTCACGCGCAAGCGGCTCGACTGA
- a CDS encoding ABC transporter permease, producing MTDLLLRIANLCRKELLAIFKDPASRVVLFIPAIMQSLIFGYAATYELTDVPYALLDQSRGGASSELIARLDGTGVFHRAATLRTQADIREVIDAQKALVVIQIPPDFERQLGAGRPAPIQLILDGRNSNTAGSAAGHVSAVVARYNAELRTRAGLQAAPLGVETRAWFNPNLETRWNLLPGLIAALSMLQTLLLTALSVAREREQGTFDQLLVTPMSPLEIMVGKAVPPVLVGLAQSTLILLVARFWFGIPMAGSLVTLYTGLVFFTVASVGIGLSISAVSANMQQAMLYTFVLLMPMMLLSGLTTPVRNMPQALQTITMANPLRFAIDLVQRVYLEGVGLATVWHDLVPLTIIAVATLPLAAWLFRHRLA from the coding sequence ATGACCGACCTGCTGCTGCGCATCGCGAACCTCTGCCGCAAGGAGCTGCTCGCGATCTTCAAGGACCCGGCGAGCCGCGTGGTCCTGTTCATCCCGGCGATCATGCAGAGCCTGATCTTCGGCTACGCCGCCACCTACGAGCTGACGGACGTTCCCTATGCGCTGCTCGACCAGAGCCGCGGCGGCGCATCGTCCGAACTGATCGCGCGGCTCGACGGCACCGGCGTGTTCCACCGGGCGGCCACGCTGCGCACGCAGGCCGACATCCGCGAAGTGATCGATGCGCAGAAGGCGCTGGTGGTGATACAGATCCCGCCCGACTTCGAGCGGCAGCTCGGTGCGGGCCGGCCGGCGCCGATCCAGCTGATTCTCGACGGGCGCAACTCCAACACCGCGGGCTCGGCCGCCGGCCACGTGAGCGCGGTCGTGGCGCGCTACAACGCCGAGCTGCGCACGCGCGCCGGCCTGCAGGCGGCGCCGCTCGGCGTCGAGACCCGCGCCTGGTTCAACCCGAACCTCGAAACCCGCTGGAACCTGCTGCCGGGCCTGATCGCCGCGCTCAGCATGCTGCAGACGCTGCTGCTCACCGCGCTCTCGGTGGCGCGGGAGCGCGAACAGGGCACCTTCGACCAGTTGCTGGTCACGCCGATGTCGCCGCTCGAGATCATGGTCGGCAAGGCGGTGCCGCCGGTGCTCGTGGGCCTCGCGCAGTCGACGCTGATCCTGCTGGTGGCGCGCTTCTGGTTCGGCATTCCGATGGCGGGCTCGCTCGTCACGCTCTACACCGGGCTGGTCTTCTTCACGGTCGCGAGCGTGGGCATCGGCCTCTCGATCTCCGCCGTGTCGGCCAACATGCAGCAGGCGATGCTCTACACCTTCGTGCTGCTGATGCCGATGATGCTGCTGTCGGGCCTGACCACGCCCGTGCGCAACATGCCGCAGGCGCTGCAGACGATCACCATGGCCAATCCGCTGCGCTTCGCGATCGACCTGGTGCAGCGCGTCTACCTCGAGGGCGTGGGCCTCGCCACGGTGTGGCACGACCTCGTTCCGCTCACGATCATTGCCGTCGCCACGCTGCCGCTCGCGGCCTGGCTGTTCCGCCACCGCCTGGCCTGA
- a CDS encoding efflux transporter outer membrane subunit → MHAPRNLFLAPFAIALWAAVLGGCAVGPDHRTPAAPAPADWSAWHGGSAELLGAERQAAAATAAAPDWKAFGDPLLDRLQARALAANHDLQTAALRFAQSRAQRTAAAAQQAPQLHASAGVNRQRQSETGAATRMIDAMANAVSNRDQLIRTLSEPYNLYQAGFDASWEIDLWGRVRRSIEAADAEAGASAALLRQAQLSVQAEVARSYFELRGTQRELLVARADIAAAAESLELVQARAEGGLVTDLDPARQRTLLAELRARIPLLLQQEALAMNQITLLTGAAPGALNAELAAPAARADGDAPDALKAPPLPDLALGLPAELARRRPDVAAAEARLHAATARIGVAVAELYPRVTLGAGFGHESAGSGRFGDWGSRQWHVGPSISLPLFDHGLRRSTVTLRELQQQEAAVGFQQTVLKAWHEIDSALNAYTAERRRHAELAERERASRDALVLAHARHVNGLTDFGVELDARRALLQARRDQVQSSSRLAVDLVAVYKALGGDAPPQAP, encoded by the coding sequence ATGCACGCACCACGCAACCTCTTCCTCGCGCCGTTCGCGATCGCGCTCTGGGCTGCCGTCCTCGGCGGCTGCGCCGTCGGGCCGGACCACCGGACGCCCGCGGCGCCCGCGCCCGCCGACTGGTCGGCCTGGCACGGCGGCTCGGCCGAACTGCTGGGCGCCGAGCGGCAGGCCGCCGCCGCCACCGCTGCAGCGCCCGATTGGAAGGCCTTCGGCGATCCGCTGCTCGACCGGCTGCAGGCCCGCGCGCTCGCCGCCAACCACGACCTGCAGACCGCCGCGCTGCGCTTCGCGCAAAGCCGCGCGCAACGCACTGCGGCGGCCGCGCAGCAGGCGCCGCAGCTCCACGCGAGCGCGGGCGTGAACCGGCAGCGCCAGAGCGAGACCGGCGCCGCGACGCGCATGATCGACGCGATGGCCAATGCGGTCTCGAACCGCGACCAGCTGATCCGCACGCTCAGCGAGCCTTACAACCTCTACCAGGCGGGCTTCGATGCCTCGTGGGAGATCGACCTCTGGGGCCGCGTGCGGCGCAGCATCGAGGCCGCCGATGCCGAGGCCGGCGCATCGGCCGCGCTGCTGCGGCAGGCGCAGCTCAGCGTGCAGGCCGAAGTGGCGCGCAGCTACTTCGAACTGCGCGGCACGCAGCGCGAACTGCTGGTCGCGCGCGCCGACATCGCGGCCGCGGCCGAGTCGCTCGAACTGGTGCAGGCCCGCGCCGAGGGCGGCCTGGTCACCGATCTCGATCCCGCGCGCCAGCGCACGCTGCTGGCCGAGCTGCGCGCGCGCATCCCGCTGCTGCTGCAGCAGGAAGCCCTGGCGATGAACCAGATCACGCTGCTCACGGGCGCGGCGCCGGGCGCACTGAATGCCGAACTGGCGGCGCCCGCGGCGCGGGCCGATGGCGACGCGCCGGACGCCCTGAAAGCCCCGCCGCTGCCGGACCTCGCGCTCGGCCTGCCCGCCGAGCTCGCACGGCGCCGGCCCGACGTCGCGGCGGCCGAGGCGCGGCTGCATGCGGCCACTGCGCGCATCGGCGTGGCGGTGGCCGAGCTCTATCCGCGCGTGACGCTGGGCGCCGGCTTCGGCCACGAATCGGCCGGCAGCGGACGCTTCGGCGACTGGGGCAGCCGGCAGTGGCATGTGGGCCCGTCGATCAGCCTGCCGCTCTTCGACCACGGCCTGCGCAGGAGCACGGTCACCCTGCGCGAGCTGCAGCAGCAGGAGGCCGCGGTGGGTTTTCAGCAGACCGTGCTCAAGGCCTGGCACGAGATCGATTCGGCGCTCAACGCCTACACGGCCGAACGCCGGCGCCACGCCGAGCTCGCCGAGCGCGAACGCGCGAGCCGCGATGCCTTGGTGCTCGCACATGCGCGCCATGTCAACGGCCTCACGGACTTCGGCGTCGAACTCGATGCGCGCCGCGCGCTGCTGCAGGCGCGGCGCGACCAGGTGCAGAGCAGCAGCCGGCTCGCGGTGGACCTCGTGGCGGTGTACAAGGCGCTCGGCGGCGATGCGCCGCCGCAGGCACCCTAG